A window from Victivallis lenta encodes these proteins:
- the dnaA gene encoding chromosomal replication initiator protein DnaA produces the protein MDSQESRVAKIWSVAADRLMEQNKHLYRQWFRKITPLAVEGATLKLGVSDDFFASIIEDQYDDLILEALAGIGGVSYSYELEPGHEPVLEENIRPAAENEKAQAAAEPVRPRSAEHKNTSAPISLEEHTFENFVVGAENRFGYAAARAVAEAPGKVYNPLFLYGVSGVGKTHLLHAIASTVRRNSDRMVVRSTTCDELLNDFYYNLLDKKNLNTFRSNLRNVDVLLIDDVQMLSGKTQMQVEFFNVFNMLYNQHKQIVLTSDRQPCEIADLDKRLETRFEQGMTAEVCPPEYEARLSILRMMRSETLVQSILDDSLLEFLAANIASNVRRLRGAFIRLASYASFSGKGKLEISQAEELLQSQLAQESSARDISIESIQRTVASHFGVTMTDILSEKRNRGIAEPRMIAMFLCRELTKSSSNEVGSAFGRNHATVLHAEKKVPQLCEANEGVRRAISQIKRQLQRG, from the coding sequence ATGGATTCGCAAGAGAGCCGCGTGGCGAAAATCTGGTCTGTCGCCGCGGATCGTCTGATGGAGCAGAACAAGCATCTGTACCGTCAGTGGTTCCGGAAGATCACCCCCCTCGCCGTAGAGGGAGCGACACTGAAACTCGGTGTTTCGGACGATTTTTTCGCGAGCATCATCGAAGATCAGTACGACGACCTGATTCTTGAGGCGCTCGCCGGAATCGGGGGAGTCAGCTACAGCTATGAACTCGAACCCGGCCATGAACCCGTTCTCGAAGAAAACATCCGCCCGGCCGCAGAAAACGAAAAGGCGCAGGCCGCGGCCGAACCGGTCCGGCCGCGGAGTGCGGAACATAAAAACACATCCGCCCCGATCAGCCTCGAGGAACACACCTTCGAGAATTTCGTGGTCGGCGCCGAAAACCGTTTCGGCTATGCGGCGGCGCGCGCCGTTGCCGAAGCGCCGGGCAAGGTCTACAACCCGCTGTTCCTCTACGGTGTCAGCGGAGTCGGCAAGACCCATCTGCTGCACGCGATCGCCTCGACGGTGCGCCGGAACTCCGACAGGATGGTCGTGCGTTCGACCACCTGCGACGAACTGCTGAACGATTTCTACTACAATCTGCTCGACAAGAAGAATCTGAACACCTTCCGCTCGAATCTGCGCAATGTCGACGTGCTGCTGATCGACGACGTCCAGATGCTCTCCGGAAAGACGCAGATGCAGGTCGAATTCTTCAACGTCTTCAACATGCTCTACAACCAGCACAAGCAGATCGTGCTGACTTCTGACCGGCAGCCGTGCGAGATCGCCGATCTCGACAAGCGGCTCGAAACCCGCTTTGAGCAGGGCATGACCGCCGAGGTCTGTCCGCCCGAATACGAAGCGCGGCTGTCGATCCTGCGCATGATGCGCAGCGAGACGCTCGTACAGAGCATCCTCGACGATTCGCTGCTGGAGTTTCTCGCGGCCAACATCGCCTCGAATGTGCGGCGGCTGCGCGGCGCGTTCATCCGCCTCGCCTCCTACGCATCGTTCAGCGGCAAAGGCAAGCTTGAGATCAGCCAGGCCGAAGAGCTGCTGCAGAGCCAGCTCGCCCAGGAGAGCTCGGCCCGCGATATTTCGATCGAGTCGATCCAGCGTACGGTCGCTTCCCATTTCGGCGTCACGATGACCGACATCCTGAGCGAGAAGCGCAATCGCGGCATTGCCGAACCGCGCATGATCGCCATGTTTCTATGCCGCGAGCTGACCAAAAGCTCGTCGAACGAAGTAGGCTCCGCCTTCGGCCGGAACCACGCGACGGTGCTCCATGCGGAGAAGAAGGTGCCGCAGCTCTGCGAAGCCAATGAAGGCGTGCGCCGGGCGATCTCCCAGATCAAGCGCCAGCTGCAGCGCGGCTGA
- a CDS encoding DUF4838 domain-containing protein: MNKRGIVLTPPDFSGVDWKSGLAELRLNTLGVHSGGGANHDVLRQLGATASEEFRRDFRSAGIECEYEVHAAASLLPVSLFESRPEYFALSFREESRSATANWCVTNPDVPAILAANAGRLAEKLRSTTHRYYFWGADREDAYCHCRECSKYTASELNLLGVNAIADGIRRVDPLAEVACLAYLGCYEVPERVEPRENVFLEFAPYVRCYHHALNDPACAVNRRFFNAFRELGAFFGMRNTHILEYWLDSSLFSGYRKPARRPFVRPELLRRDLDAYAGAGIRNITSFAVYMDGEYFSAHGTAALEDYAAALREFLPDDGSVPGAGAVRPDSENQVPCY; the protein is encoded by the coding sequence ATGAATAAAAGAGGCATCGTGCTGACCCCGCCGGATTTTTCCGGCGTGGACTGGAAATCCGGGCTGGCGGAGCTGCGGTTGAATACGCTGGGGGTTCATTCCGGCGGCGGCGCGAACCATGATGTGCTCCGGCAGCTCGGCGCGACGGCGTCGGAGGAGTTCCGCCGCGATTTCCGTTCTGCCGGAATCGAGTGTGAATACGAAGTTCACGCTGCGGCGTCGCTGCTGCCTGTCTCCCTGTTTGAAAGCCGCCCGGAATATTTTGCGCTCAGTTTCAGGGAGGAGAGCCGGAGCGCGACGGCGAACTGGTGCGTCACGAATCCGGACGTTCCCGCGATTCTGGCCGCCAACGCCGGCCGCCTGGCGGAAAAGCTGCGTTCGACGACGCACCGCTATTACTTCTGGGGCGCCGACCGGGAGGACGCATACTGCCACTGCCGGGAGTGCTCGAAGTACACTGCGTCGGAACTGAATCTGCTGGGCGTCAACGCGATTGCCGACGGAATCCGGCGCGTCGACCCGCTGGCCGAGGTCGCCTGCCTGGCGTACCTCGGGTGCTATGAGGTGCCGGAACGGGTCGAGCCGCGCGAAAATGTGTTTCTCGAATTCGCCCCGTACGTCCGCTGCTATCATCACGCGCTGAACGATCCGGCGTGCGCGGTGAACCGGAGGTTTTTCAATGCTTTCCGGGAGCTGGGCGCTTTCTTCGGGATGCGGAATACCCACATCCTCGAATACTGGCTGGATTCGTCGCTGTTCAGCGGCTACCGGAAACCGGCGCGGCGGCCGTTCGTCCGCCCGGAGCTGCTGCGGCGCGATCTGGATGCGTACGCGGGCGCCGGAATCCGGAACATCACCTCGTTTGCCGTCTACATGGACGGCGAATACTTCTCCGCCCACGGTACGGCCGCCCTCGAGGATTATGCGGCGGCGCTGCGGGAATTCCTGCCGGACGACGGCAGTGTCCCCGGGGCCGGAGCCGTCAGGCCGGACTCGGAAAATCAGGTTCCGTGCTATTGA
- a CDS encoding fibronectin type III domain-containing protein, whose protein sequence is MQLGSLIFNSKDKFTFQWTAAAGAASYRFSLIDERGSVVKSGVVTGETHTETIHNQDFCTWQVEALDAAGNVIASERSPEIWFGGEGKEWYEISALSPNLICMVMTQDFHNDSAPLNYYLAHPDKYTRPIVSFRCSDPWPNLALDDTLLLMDGELYVKNGSRYDFYGTLMQSENISPRMSADSSGLFSLNTTVYRYSGGRAVRLFTLPSSGGWPEIYFLNSQIAVTDSGVWRIAGTEPELAGTFDFPLPDAGELTISGKYAVSYGYEGDSMISYRIDSRGNVSRLPDVPLSLPSGYQASEIDLQGNRVALLASDQEGGNRLSVYEISGDMWKLIHEQAISGFDLTLFWKDNSTVMLRDQAEDRLSSIRLPADSGAAPMEPDNIDGLAAQVKQYSVTVKWNKSSIRNCTYELLVDGLGSVVTKSNKFTFKNVPVGRYSGSVRVIAPDGNAGEWSESYTVSVADVTAPKLGKVTAAVNGYTGVISWNGSDNVGVEYYEVRCAGQVKTATGTSVEFDHLAVGKYHAEVTAFDAAGNASKTGKVKITVRDATPPERVTGLAVPVVDGKYKATLFWDTGVDNSGKVANYEILLDNGKILKSGKTTLNVSNLSVGEHTYKVRAVDKDKNVGEWSEVQTFTVRDMTAPTSVKARATVNGYTVSFALSGKDNSGSIAGYVVTCGDKKTQTTTSTAVLSDFGVGKQTAYVVAYDAEGNASRETKVSFTVRDATPPERVTGLAVPVVDGKYKATLSWDTGVDNSGKVANYEILLDNGKILKSGKTTLNVSNLSVGEHTYKVRAVDKDKNVGEWSEVQTFTVRDMTAPGNVSVKAKVEENSLLLSWKTPKDNVGVTGYILKHGANLEHSEFLAADKLAFRIDGIAKGSYQYQLIAVDAEGNESKPKNGKATIKTDLPTAELNQELPDVAQLAGFDSGVQAIAGLVDDPLAFCRALRLDAELKLSAAELLDRAETGRRPAPLFTAAS, encoded by the coding sequence ATGCAACTGGGATCACTGATTTTCAACTCAAAAGACAAATTCACGTTCCAATGGACCGCCGCTGCCGGCGCGGCCTCTTACCGTTTCAGCCTGATCGATGAACGCGGCAGTGTTGTCAAATCCGGAGTCGTCACGGGGGAAACTCATACGGAAACGATTCATAACCAAGATTTCTGCACATGGCAGGTGGAAGCGCTGGATGCGGCCGGAAACGTCATTGCCTCGGAGCGGAGTCCGGAAATCTGGTTCGGCGGCGAAGGAAAGGAGTGGTACGAAATTTCCGCCCTCTCCCCGAATCTGATCTGCATGGTTATGACTCAGGATTTCCACAATGACTCCGCGCCGTTGAACTACTACCTGGCGCATCCCGACAAGTACACCAGACCCATCGTATCGTTTCGCTGCAGCGATCCGTGGCCGAACCTCGCCCTTGATGACACCCTGCTGCTGATGGACGGAGAACTTTATGTGAAAAACGGCAGCCGGTATGATTTTTACGGCACCCTAATGCAGAGCGAAAACATCTCCCCCCGGATGTCGGCCGATTCTTCCGGATTATTCAGCCTCAACACCACGGTTTACCGCTACTCCGGCGGCAGGGCGGTCAGACTGTTCACATTGCCCAGCTCCGGCGGCTGGCCCGAAATCTATTTCCTGAATTCGCAAATTGCCGTCACCGATTCCGGCGTCTGGCGGATTGCGGGGACCGAACCGGAACTGGCCGGAACATTCGATTTCCCCCTCCCCGATGCAGGCGAGCTGACGATTTCGGGGAAATATGCCGTTTCCTACGGGTATGAAGGAGACAGCATGATCTCTTACCGGATCGACTCCCGGGGGAATGTCAGCCGCCTGCCGGATGTTCCCCTTTCGCTTCCGTCCGGTTACCAGGCGTCCGAAATCGACCTGCAGGGGAACCGGGTTGCGCTGCTGGCTTCGGATCAGGAAGGCGGCAACCGCCTTTCCGTCTACGAAATCTCCGGCGACATGTGGAAGCTGATCCACGAGCAGGCGATCAGCGGTTTCGACCTGACATTGTTCTGGAAGGACAACTCCACGGTCATGCTACGCGACCAGGCCGAAGACCGCCTGAGCTCCATCAGGCTGCCGGCGGATTCCGGGGCGGCTCCGATGGAGCCGGACAACATCGACGGACTCGCTGCGCAGGTCAAACAGTATTCCGTCACCGTGAAATGGAACAAATCGTCCATCCGGAATTGTACATACGAGCTTCTGGTCGACGGCCTGGGAAGCGTGGTGACGAAGTCGAACAAGTTCACCTTCAAGAACGTTCCGGTCGGCAGGTACTCCGGCAGCGTCCGCGTGATCGCTCCGGACGGAAACGCCGGCGAATGGAGCGAATCGTACACGGTCTCCGTGGCCGACGTGACAGCTCCGAAGCTGGGGAAAGTGACGGCGGCAGTCAACGGCTACACCGGCGTAATCTCGTGGAACGGCTCCGACAATGTCGGCGTCGAATACTATGAAGTGCGCTGCGCCGGTCAGGTCAAAACCGCAACCGGAACCTCCGTGGAGTTCGACCATCTCGCTGTCGGCAAATATCATGCGGAAGTAACCGCCTTCGATGCGGCCGGCAATGCAAGTAAGACCGGCAAGGTGAAAATCACGGTCAGGGATGCCACTCCGCCGGAACGGGTGACCGGCCTTGCCGTTCCGGTCGTGGACGGCAAATACAAGGCGACGCTCTTCTGGGACACCGGCGTGGACAACTCCGGCAAAGTGGCGAACTACGAAATCCTGCTCGACAACGGAAAAATCCTGAAATCGGGCAAGACCACATTGAACGTCAGCAACCTTTCGGTCGGTGAACACACCTATAAAGTCCGCGCCGTCGACAAGGACAAGAATGTCGGCGAGTGGAGCGAAGTTCAGACCTTCACCGTCAGGGACATGACCGCACCGACCTCGGTGAAGGCCAGAGCGACGGTCAACGGTTACACCGTGAGCTTCGCGCTCTCCGGCAAGGACAACTCCGGCAGTATCGCCGGATACGTGGTTACCTGCGGCGACAAAAAGACTCAAACCACGACCTCCACCGCCGTTCTGAGCGATTTCGGAGTCGGCAAGCAGACCGCCTATGTCGTTGCCTACGATGCGGAAGGAAACGCAAGCAGGGAAACCAAGGTCAGCTTCACGGTCAGGGATGCCACTCCGCCGGAACGGGTGACCGGCCTTGCCGTTCCGGTCGTGGACGGCAAATACAAGGCGACGCTCTCCTGGGACACCGGCGTGGACAACTCCGGCAAAGTGGCGAACTACGAAATCCTGCTCGACAACGGAAAAATCCTGAAATCGGGCAAGACCACATTGAACGTCAGCAACCTTTCGGTCGGTGAACACACCTATAAAGTCCGCGCCGTCGACAAGGACAAGAATGTCGGCGAGTGGAGCGAAGTTCAGACCTTCACCGTCAGGGACATGACCGCACCGGGAAATGTCTCCGTCAAGGCGAAGGTCGAAGAAAACAGCCTGCTCCTGAGCTGGAAGACGCCGAAAGACAACGTCGGCGTGACCGGTTATATTCTGAAACACGGCGCCAATCTCGAACACTCCGAGTTCCTGGCGGCAGATAAACTGGCCTTCCGGATTGACGGAATCGCCAAAGGGTCTTACCAGTATCAACTCATTGCCGTGGATGCGGAAGGCAACGAAAGCAAGCCCAAAAACGGAAAGGCAACGATCAAAACGGACCTTCCGACGGCGGAACTCAATCAGGAGCTCCCGGATGTGGCACAGCTTGCCGGGTTCGATTCCGGCGTACAGGCGATAGCGGGACTCGTGGATGATCCGCTGGCGTTCTGCCGCGCGCTCAGGCTTGACGCGGAACTGAAGCTCTCCGCTGCCGAACTGCTCGACCGTGCAGAGACCGGCAGACGGCCGGCGCCGCTATTCACCGCAGCCTCCTGA
- a CDS encoding metallophosphoesterase family protein, translating to MRKAGHEWKNMLLGAALALVAGCCGVGTTETDCQPLIRIGVLSDTQSYPDENNHGQLFLKEALANLHKAQIDVLIYGGDISDNGNPHVYADYREIMRHEFGSTPPEQILIMGNHDYWNGLPAGEARKNFARNIGQESPDVHKEIKGFTFIGLSPEDGSLHGTYTAGKSGKFLAPILEKAHREQPGKPVFIVTHHPPRNTVYGADDWGNSDLVELFRNYPEIVNFSGHTHYSIEDERAIFQQDFTAVASQSLSYAELESGKTPGTVPAYGGDEGRYLIVDVYPERMEIRRFDKNGEEVKPEARWVLPLPLARKSFRYTAERAARRGAPEFPGGSECGIYFPSVPFDKALLTFDAAKHEDFVHSYALVLEKRNPSGNFEPAGEILFFSDFPQGVNRMLARPLFEIPGEKLEANTEYRAKLYAIESFGKRSSVPLECGFTTPEKKSGRN from the coding sequence TTGAGAAAAGCGGGTCACGAATGGAAAAACATGCTGCTGGGCGCGGCATTGGCGCTGGTCGCAGGCTGCTGCGGAGTCGGAACAACTGAAACAGATTGTCAGCCATTGATCCGCATCGGGGTCCTGAGCGATACCCAAAGCTATCCGGATGAAAACAATCACGGGCAACTTTTTTTAAAGGAAGCGCTCGCCAACCTGCATAAGGCGCAGATCGACGTCCTGATTTACGGCGGCGACATCTCCGACAACGGCAATCCCCATGTTTACGCGGATTATCGGGAAATCATGCGCCACGAGTTCGGCAGCACTCCGCCGGAGCAGATTCTGATCATGGGCAACCACGATTACTGGAACGGTCTCCCCGCCGGGGAAGCCCGGAAGAATTTCGCCAGGAACATCGGCCAGGAATCCCCGGATGTGCATAAGGAGATCAAAGGCTTCACCTTTATCGGCCTGAGCCCCGAAGACGGCTCGCTTCACGGCACCTACACGGCCGGGAAATCCGGAAAATTCCTTGCCCCGATTCTGGAGAAGGCGCATCGCGAACAGCCGGGGAAACCGGTTTTCATCGTGACCCATCATCCCCCCAGGAATACGGTTTACGGTGCGGATGACTGGGGCAATTCCGATCTGGTCGAACTCTTCAGGAACTATCCCGAGATTGTAAATTTTTCCGGCCATACCCACTATTCCATCGAAGATGAACGTGCGATCTTTCAGCAGGATTTCACCGCAGTCGCCTCACAGAGCCTCTCTTATGCCGAACTCGAAAGCGGGAAAACGCCCGGTACGGTTCCGGCTTACGGCGGAGACGAAGGGCGGTACCTGATCGTCGACGTGTATCCGGAGCGCATGGAAATCCGCCGCTTCGACAAGAACGGCGAAGAAGTCAAGCCGGAAGCGCGCTGGGTATTGCCGCTCCCGCTTGCCAGAAAAAGCTTCCGGTATACGGCGGAGCGCGCCGCCCGGCGCGGCGCGCCTGAATTTCCGGGCGGCTCCGAGTGCGGAATCTATTTCCCGTCGGTGCCCTTTGACAAGGCGCTGCTGACCTTCGACGCGGCGAAGCACGAGGATTTCGTACACTCCTACGCGCTTGTTCTGGAAAAGCGGAATCCTTCCGGGAACTTTGAACCTGCCGGGGAAATCCTTTTCTTCTCCGACTTCCCCCAGGGGGTCAACCGGATGCTGGCGCGGCCGCTTTTTGAAATTCCCGGGGAGAAACTGGAAGCGAACACCGAATACCGCGCGAAGCTTTACGCGATCGAATCCTTCGGGAAGCGCAGCAGCGTCCCCCTGGAGTGCGGCTTTACCACCCCGGAGAAAAAATCCGGCCGGAACTGA
- a CDS encoding FprA family A-type flavoprotein, translated as MEEYFKAVKVTENVYWVGAIDWSIRNFHGYETGRGSTYNAFLVLDEKITLIDSVKGPFVGELLARIRSVIGDVTKIDYIVSNHAEPDHSGGLPATIEAIKPEKVFASPVGQKTLTAYYGDLGITPVKTGEAISIGKGNIAFVETKMLHWPDSMVTYLDSEKILFSQDAFGMHLAGSRRFADEYAPFILEYEGRKYFANILNHLAPKVIELLDALPGLNLDIQMIAPDHGPIWRRPEDIRWILDLYRDCAMQLPKPRAVVAFSTMWHSTERLAEALADGIRSAGVEVKVMDLHVNDRSAVMTEVANCGLMAFGAPTMNNQVFPDMADILCYVKGLRPKNKIGFAFGSYGWSGEGGKQIAAELTAMGAEQPCELFQVKYMPTAEDMKRMFENGEKLGRLLLERVK; from the coding sequence ATGGAAGAGTATTTCAAAGCAGTAAAAGTAACCGAGAACGTCTACTGGGTCGGCGCGATCGACTGGAGCATCCGTAATTTTCACGGCTATGAGACGGGCCGCGGGTCGACCTACAACGCGTTTCTCGTGCTCGATGAGAAGATCACGCTGATCGACTCGGTCAAGGGGCCGTTCGTCGGCGAGCTGCTGGCGCGGATTCGCTCCGTGATCGGCGATGTTACGAAAATCGACTATATCGTTTCGAACCACGCCGAGCCGGACCACTCCGGCGGGCTGCCGGCGACGATCGAGGCGATCAAACCCGAGAAGGTGTTCGCTTCCCCCGTCGGGCAGAAGACGCTGACCGCCTACTACGGCGATCTCGGCATTACCCCGGTCAAGACCGGTGAGGCGATCAGCATCGGCAAGGGAAACATCGCGTTCGTCGAAACGAAGATGCTGCACTGGCCGGACAGCATGGTGACCTATCTCGACTCCGAGAAGATTCTGTTCTCGCAGGACGCTTTCGGGATGCACCTGGCCGGCAGCCGGCGTTTTGCGGACGAATACGCGCCGTTCATCCTCGAATACGAGGGACGCAAATATTTTGCGAACATTCTGAACCATTTGGCTCCGAAAGTGATCGAGCTGCTCGACGCGCTGCCGGGGCTGAATCTCGACATTCAGATGATCGCGCCGGACCACGGCCCGATCTGGCGCCGTCCGGAGGATATCAGGTGGATTCTCGACCTCTACCGCGATTGTGCGATGCAGCTGCCGAAGCCGCGCGCGGTGGTCGCTTTTTCGACGATGTGGCATTCGACCGAACGGCTCGCCGAAGCGCTGGCCGACGGCATCCGCTCCGCCGGCGTCGAGGTCAAGGTTATGGACCTGCATGTGAACGACCGCAGCGCGGTCATGACCGAGGTTGCGAACTGCGGGCTCATGGCGTTCGGCGCGCCGACCATGAACAATCAGGTGTTCCCGGACATGGCGGACATCCTCTGTTATGTGAAGGGACTGCGCCCGAAGAACAAGATCGGCTTCGCCTTCGGTTCTTACGGCTGGAGCGGGGAGGGCGGCAAGCAGATCGCCGCCGAGCTGACCGCGATGGGCGCCGAGCAGCCGTGCGAGCTGTTTCAGGTCAAATACATGCCGACTGCCGAGGATATGAAGCGGATGTTCGAAAACGGTGAAAAATTGGGCCGGCTCCTGTTGGAGCGGGTGAAATAA
- a CDS encoding DUF3192 domain-containing protein yields the protein MAVFRRTVLVCAAALLLSGAFAGCSSMPWNEAARNIENSKRLRVGMTKSEVLGVMGDPVSDELFSTPDVWYYFIQTVWMDGLTTEDECMPLVFEDGRLVGWGNPFYTQYRIEKKKGGKKLEL from the coding sequence ATGGCTGTTTTCCGTAGAACCGTCCTGGTGTGCGCGGCGGCGCTTCTGCTGTCCGGCGCGTTTGCCGGCTGCTCTTCGATGCCTTGGAATGAGGCGGCGCGCAACATCGAGAACTCGAAGCGGCTCCGGGTCGGCATGACCAAGAGCGAAGTGCTCGGCGTGATGGGCGACCCCGTGTCGGACGAGCTGTTTTCCACGCCGGATGTCTGGTACTATTTCATCCAGACGGTCTGGATGGACGGCCTGACAACCGAGGATGAGTGCATGCCGCTTGTTTTCGAGGACGGCAGGCTGGTGGGGTGGGGCAACCCGTTCTACACGCAGTACCGTATCGAAAAGAAGAAGGGCGGGAAAAAGCTGGAGCTGTAA
- a CDS encoding desulfoferrodoxin, whose translation MQLEKKQFLKCRLCGMVIQVLDAGNGALPLHCGAEMEVLEAGTVDASKEKHIPVIEEQNDGILVKVGEIPHPMEEKHYIEWIEVENGNYLNRYYLKPGDKPQASFYVPNQPGLVAREYCNIHGLWKK comes from the coding sequence ATGCAGCTCGAAAAGAAACAGTTTCTGAAGTGCAGGCTCTGCGGAATGGTCATTCAGGTGCTCGACGCCGGCAACGGCGCGCTGCCGCTCCATTGCGGCGCCGAGATGGAAGTGCTCGAGGCCGGTACCGTGGACGCTTCGAAGGAGAAGCACATTCCCGTGATCGAAGAGCAGAATGACGGCATTCTGGTCAAAGTCGGCGAAATTCCGCACCCGATGGAGGAAAAGCACTACATCGAGTGGATCGAGGTCGAAAACGGCAACTACCTGAACCGTTACTACCTGAAGCCCGGCGACAAGCCGCAGGCGTCGTTCTACGTGCCGAACCAGCCGGGCCTTGTCGCCCGCGAATACTGCAACATTCACGGCCTCTGGAAGAAATAA
- a CDS encoding YaiI/YqxD family protein: MKVLVDADAVPRAIREILIRVAEREKLPCVFVAARMPRLPESACVRGIGAGDAFDGADDRIVEELEPGDLVITADIPLASRVLAGGAEALNPRGEPYTAAGIGNALAMRELLAELRITGEVTGGAPPFSAKERERFTNALNRMLTRMRKR, from the coding sequence ATGAAGGTACTGGTTGATGCGGACGCGGTCCCGCGCGCGATCCGGGAGATTCTGATTCGGGTCGCGGAGCGGGAGAAGCTGCCGTGTGTTTTCGTTGCCGCGCGCATGCCGCGCCTGCCGGAATCCGCCTGTGTCCGCGGCATCGGCGCGGGGGATGCGTTCGACGGCGCAGACGACCGGATCGTCGAGGAGCTGGAGCCCGGCGACCTGGTGATTACGGCCGACATTCCGCTGGCGTCGCGCGTGCTGGCAGGCGGGGCGGAGGCGCTGAATCCGCGTGGAGAGCCTTATACTGCGGCGGGAATCGGCAATGCGCTGGCCATGCGCGAACTGCTGGCCGAGCTGCGGATCACGGGTGAGGTCACCGGCGGCGCACCGCCGTTTTCAGCGAAGGAACGCGAACGGTTCACGAATGCGCTGAATCGGATGCTGACCCGGATGCGGAAGCGGTAA
- the rd gene encoding rubredoxin, with protein MKKYVCDVCGYVYDPAVGDPDNGVPAGTPFDKLPDEWVCPECGAGKSEFSPMD; from the coding sequence ATGAAAAAGTATGTGTGCGATGTTTGCGGTTATGTCTATGACCCGGCGGTCGGCGATCCGGACAACGGAGTTCCGGCCGGCACCCCGTTCGACAAACTTCCGGACGAATGGGTCTGCCCGGAGTGCGGTGCGGGCAAGAGTGAATTCTCCCCGATGGACTGA
- a CDS encoding Fur family transcriptional regulator produces the protein MNRTAQREAILKELRSVKTHPTADELYAALRVKLPTISLGTVYRNLEQMSQAGIVRKLETAGKQKRFDGDISEHHHMRCTVCGAVSDVSPAVFSGINREIRSVMEELDCDSFYLELSGKCQKCRKQKA, from the coding sequence ATGAATCGAACAGCCCAGCGGGAGGCGATCCTGAAGGAGTTGCGTTCCGTCAAAACCCATCCGACCGCCGATGAACTGTATGCGGCGCTGCGCGTCAAGCTTCCGACCATCAGCCTCGGGACCGTCTACCGGAATCTGGAGCAGATGTCTCAGGCCGGGATCGTGCGGAAGCTGGAGACTGCCGGCAAGCAGAAGAGATTCGACGGCGATATATCGGAGCATCATCACATGCGCTGCACGGTCTGCGGCGCGGTCAGTGACGTCTCCCCCGCCGTGTTTTCGGGAATCAACCGTGAAATACGGTCCGTTATGGAAGAGCTGGATTGCGACTCGTTCTATCTGGAACTGAGCGGCAAATGCCAGAAATGCAGAAAACAGAAGGCTTGA
- a CDS encoding ferritin family protein, with translation MPEFSNPFQGNRCDRKLSPSEVVRAVRFNIAAEYEANQMYMQLAESTDNELVQMVLKDIADEELEHVGELLRVLKEISPTDFDFYKEGGEEVEAMMKKLAAKK, from the coding sequence ATGCCTGAATTCAGCAATCCGTTCCAGGGCAACCGCTGCGACCGGAAACTCAGCCCGTCCGAGGTCGTCCGCGCCGTCCGCTTCAACATCGCGGCCGAATACGAGGCCAACCAGATGTACATGCAGCTCGCCGAATCCACCGACAACGAACTCGTCCAGATGGTCCTCAAGGACATCGCCGACGAAGAGCTCGAGCATGTCGGCGAACTGCTCCGCGTGCTCAAGGAGATCAGCCCGACCGATTTCGACTTCTACAAGGAAGGCGGCGAAGAGGTCGAGGCGATGATGAAGAAGCTCGCCGCGAAAAAGTAG